One stretch of Rhizobium rhizoryzae DNA includes these proteins:
- a CDS encoding PopZ family protein, translated as MAQPNVAREPSMEEILASIRRIIESNDPISESQSVRGAQASSYLEDSEEFDVESDYDDGYMPQVPANDPGMSYAEPVHAEHSRAVMEMREVAADPPHVSEKSLSLADVAARVRAGAARPAEAGAAVHSAAPQPEMHRPVPQPVQHPPYVNAERARPVQVQPIEQPSAQRDQVYRDAANAQSHENREQTLPARIEQATSLLSEEAGAQIARSFNDLAQVVNGIERETVEDMAKDMLRPMLREWLDDNLPTLVERLVREEIERVARGPRR; from the coding sequence ATGGCTCAGCCAAACGTCGCGCGTGAACCCTCCATGGAAGAGATCCTGGCATCCATCCGCCGGATCATCGAAAGCAATGATCCGATCAGCGAAAGCCAGTCGGTCAGGGGCGCGCAAGCTTCTTCTTATTTAGAAGATAGCGAAGAGTTCGATGTCGAGTCGGACTATGACGATGGCTACATGCCCCAGGTCCCTGCGAATGACCCGGGCATGTCCTATGCGGAACCTGTTCACGCCGAGCATTCGAGAGCGGTTATGGAAATGAGAGAAGTTGCGGCAGATCCGCCGCATGTTAGCGAAAAGTCACTATCTCTGGCAGATGTCGCAGCCAGGGTTCGTGCCGGGGCAGCACGACCCGCCGAGGCTGGAGCGGCAGTTCATTCAGCAGCCCCTCAACCCGAAATGCACCGTCCAGTTCCACAACCCGTGCAGCATCCCCCCTATGTGAATGCAGAGCGGGCGCGCCCCGTCCAGGTGCAGCCGATCGAGCAGCCTTCTGCTCAACGGGATCAGGTATACCGCGACGCTGCGAATGCTCAATCGCACGAAAATCGCGAGCAGACATTGCCGGCTCGCATCGAACAGGCCACCTCGCTGTTGTCTGAAGAGGCGGGTGCGCAGATTGCGCGGTCTTTCAACGATCTTGCTCAGGTTGTGAATGGTATCGAGCGCGAGACCGTTGAAGACATGGCGAAGGACATGCTGCGTCCCATGCTGCGTGAGTGGTTGGACGATAATTTGCCGACCTTGGTCGAGCGGCTTGTGCGCGAGGAAATCGAGCGCGTAGCGCGCGGCCC
- a CDS encoding protein-L-isoaspartate O-methyltransferase family protein, which yields MIDFEAARTKMVENQIRTTDVTSHSVLRAFYNVPRETFVPEKSRALAYIDNDIQIANGRYLMEASPLAKLLQLAKVTKDDVVLEIGCGTGYATAILSHIAGTVVAIESDTELSAAATANLAALGCDNAAVVTGELEKGYAAEAPYDLIFINGSVEDVPEALFSQLRDGGRLVAVLGYGNASTARVFLKEHGVISEASHFNTSVKPLPGFRKSKEFVF from the coding sequence ATGATTGATTTTGAAGCAGCGCGGACCAAGATGGTGGAAAACCAGATACGGACCACCGACGTCACGTCGCACTCCGTGTTGCGCGCATTTTACAATGTTCCGCGCGAAACCTTCGTGCCGGAAAAGTCGAGGGCGCTGGCCTATATTGATAACGACATCCAGATCGCGAATGGTCGTTACCTGATGGAGGCGTCTCCACTCGCCAAGCTCTTGCAGCTTGCAAAGGTCACCAAGGATGATGTCGTTCTGGAAATCGGCTGCGGGACAGGCTACGCGACCGCAATCCTCTCGCATATCGCTGGCACCGTCGTTGCGATCGAGAGCGATACGGAATTGAGCGCTGCGGCCACTGCAAACCTCGCGGCGTTGGGTTGCGATAATGCTGCGGTGGTGACAGGCGAGCTCGAAAAGGGTTACGCAGCCGAAGCGCCGTATGATCTCATCTTTATCAACGGCTCCGTTGAAGACGTTCCTGAAGCCTTGTTCTCCCAACTGCGGGATGGTGGTCGTCTTGTTGCAGTTCTCGGATACGGGAACGCCTCCACTGCAAGGGTTTTCCTCAAGGAGCATGGCGTCATTTCCGAAGCTTCGCATTTTAACACGTCGGTGAAGCCGTTGCCGGGCTTTCGAAAGTCCAAGGAATTTGTGTTCTGA
- a CDS encoding BA14K family protein: MKKLMVIAISLTTAFSGVPAFAGPTGPVSLPAVQAENAEGIVKVGCNNGTNCPQINPRWGNGHHYRGGDRWEGRRHYRNWDDRRHYRDGYYRDRRHGNAGAVIGGLAAGALIGGLIASQPAARSYGGSHVEYCASKYRSYRASDNTYQPLNGPRRQCR, translated from the coding sequence ATGAAAAAACTGATGGTCATTGCAATCTCTCTTACGACTGCCTTCAGTGGAGTTCCTGCTTTCGCCGGACCGACAGGTCCGGTTTCCTTACCTGCAGTTCAGGCGGAGAACGCGGAAGGCATCGTAAAGGTCGGTTGCAACAATGGAACCAACTGCCCGCAAATCAATCCTCGCTGGGGTAACGGCCACCATTATCGCGGTGGTGACCGCTGGGAAGGGCGTCGCCATTATCGGAATTGGGATGATCGCCGTCACTATCGGGACGGCTACTACCGAGATCGCAGACACGGTAACGCAGGGGCGGTCATTGGTGGCTTGGCCGCTGGCGCACTGATTGGGGGCCTTATCGCCTCGCAGCCTGCCGCGCGGTCGTATGGAGGTTCGCACGTAGAATACTGCGCGTCCAAGTACCGCTCTTATCGCGCATCCGACAATACCTATCAGCCGCTCAATGGTCCCCGCCGCCAATGCCGGTGA
- a CDS encoding DUF982 domain-containing protein, whose protein sequence is MEWNKGVTLALDGPGQYRTITTLQEASWALIEDWPLEDGEALDKALIVFEAAMKGKKTAEAARLAFIAAAIEAGIDIKS, encoded by the coding sequence ATGGAATGGAACAAAGGCGTTACCCTTGCGCTTGATGGACCTGGGCAGTACCGCACAATCACCACTTTGCAGGAAGCCTCCTGGGCGCTGATCGAGGATTGGCCGCTCGAAGACGGTGAGGCTTTGGACAAGGCTCTGATAGTTTTCGAAGCGGCGATGAAGGGTAAAAAGACGGCGGAGGCCGCGCGTCTCGCTTTTATTGCCGCTGCGATCGAGGCCGGTATCGACATCAAGTCCTGA
- a CDS encoding exopolysaccharide biosynthesis protein, with protein sequence MRTDSAFNDTNQPLTLTLETLINGIEGETVTLRQLMHAVGEQGLLLICALASLPFLIPVSIPGVSTVFGAAIILIGIAVFLNRLPWLPARILDKQLETARLVPTLRKGVRIVSRLDNYIKPRFASFTGSAFANRINALAIAAGGLLLMFPLGLIPFSNTLPGIAILLTALGMIQRDGAVVLGGYIFLAFTTLYFGALGFFALRAGNGLASMLG encoded by the coding sequence TTGCGTACTGATTCTGCCTTCAACGACACGAACCAGCCTCTGACATTGACACTGGAGACCCTCATAAATGGCATTGAGGGCGAGACCGTAACGCTTCGTCAATTGATGCATGCTGTTGGCGAGCAAGGGCTTCTGCTCATCTGTGCCCTCGCCTCTCTCCCCTTTCTGATCCCGGTTTCCATTCCGGGTGTCAGTACCGTTTTCGGAGCCGCTATCATCCTGATCGGCATTGCTGTCTTCCTCAATCGCCTGCCTTGGCTTCCAGCGCGAATCCTGGACAAGCAACTGGAGACAGCGCGACTCGTACCGACACTGAGAAAAGGCGTTAGAATCGTTTCCAGACTGGATAACTACATCAAGCCTCGCTTCGCCTCGTTCACGGGATCCGCATTTGCAAACCGCATCAACGCGCTGGCGATTGCCGCCGGGGGTCTCCTGCTGATGTTTCCCTTGGGTCTCATTCCCTTTTCGAACACACTGCCCGGCATTGCGATCCTGCTGACGGCCCTTGGCATGATCCAGCGCGACGGCGCGGTTGTCCTGGGCGGCTACATCTTCCTTGCTTTCACGACACTCTATTTCGGCGCTTTGGGATTCTTTGCCCTTCGTGCCGGAAATGGCCTCGCCTCAATGCTCGGTTAA
- a CDS encoding cysteine synthase A, with protein MTVHPSVLSVIGNTPLIRLKGVSDATGCEILGKAEFLNPGQSVKDRAALFIIRDAEKKGLLRPGGVIVEGTAGNTGIGLTVVAKALGYRTVIVIPETQSQEKKDALKLLGAELVEVPAVPYKNPNNYVKVSGRLAAELAKTEPNGAIWANQFDNVANREAHIATTAQEIWQQTDGKVDGFICAVGSGGTLAGTGIGLKEKNASIKIGLADPDGAALYKFYTEGELKSEGSSITEGIGQGRITANLEGFRPDFSYQISDAEALPYVFDLVEQEGLCLGGSSGINIAGAVRLAKELGPGHTIVTILCDYGNRYQSKLFNPDFLRSKGLPIPQWLVQKREINVPFEQA; from the coding sequence ATGACCGTCCACCCTTCCGTGCTCAGTGTAATCGGCAACACGCCTTTGATCCGTCTCAAGGGCGTTTCAGACGCGACCGGTTGCGAGATCCTGGGGAAGGCGGAGTTCCTCAATCCCGGGCAGTCGGTCAAGGACAGGGCCGCGTTGTTCATCATTCGCGATGCCGAGAAGAAGGGCCTGCTTCGTCCAGGCGGCGTCATCGTGGAGGGAACTGCTGGCAACACCGGTATCGGTTTGACGGTTGTAGCGAAGGCTCTCGGGTATCGGACAGTCATTGTCATCCCTGAGACGCAAAGCCAGGAAAAGAAAGACGCCTTGAAGCTTCTCGGGGCGGAGCTCGTTGAAGTGCCGGCTGTTCCCTATAAGAACCCGAACAACTACGTAAAGGTATCCGGGCGTTTGGCCGCTGAACTGGCCAAAACCGAGCCCAATGGCGCAATCTGGGCAAATCAGTTCGACAATGTCGCAAATCGCGAAGCGCATATCGCCACCACTGCGCAGGAGATCTGGCAGCAGACGGATGGAAAGGTCGACGGCTTCATCTGCGCGGTCGGTTCGGGCGGCACACTTGCCGGAACCGGAATTGGCCTGAAGGAGAAGAATGCCTCCATCAAGATTGGTCTCGCTGATCCGGATGGTGCGGCTCTCTACAAGTTCTACACGGAAGGCGAACTGAAATCAGAAGGCTCTTCCATCACGGAAGGCATTGGCCAAGGTCGCATCACCGCCAATCTCGAAGGGTTCCGGCCTGACTTCTCCTACCAGATCAGTGATGCTGAAGCCCTGCCCTATGTGTTCGATCTCGTGGAGCAGGAAGGCCTTTGCCTCGGCGGTTCGTCGGGCATCAATATCGCTGGAGCGGTGCGCCTTGCGAAAGAGCTTGGCCCGGGCCACACCATTGTGACCATTCTCTGCGATTACGGAAATCGCTATCAATCGAAGCTGTTCAATCCGGACTTTCTCCGGTCGAAAGGCTTGCCGATACCGCAGTGGCTGGTACAAAAACGCGAGATCAATGTTCCCTTCGAACAGGCATGA
- a CDS encoding alanyl-tRNA editing protein codes for MTTKALFRDDFYLATAEGTVTAIHPDGAIELDQTCFYATSGGQPGDTGFLERADGSRIQLGQTRHGETKDIILHVPLEEQPRPEVGETLVLHVDWARRYKLMRMHTACHLLSVVCEYPITGAAVGEEESRVDFDMSETIDKDEITARLMTLVTENHPVFTRWITDDELLANPGIVKSKNVRPPVGLGRVSLICIGKDSSVDSQPCGGTHVSETQEVGAIHIAKIEKKGKENRRFRIRFGVPEQSA; via the coding sequence ATGACAACCAAAGCCCTTTTCCGTGACGATTTCTATTTGGCCACGGCAGAGGGAACGGTGACAGCCATTCATCCGGATGGCGCGATCGAACTGGACCAGACCTGCTTCTATGCAACCTCCGGCGGCCAGCCGGGGGATACAGGCTTCCTTGAACGAGCGGATGGATCGCGAATCCAACTCGGCCAGACACGGCATGGTGAAACAAAAGATATCATCCTGCATGTCCCACTGGAGGAACAGCCGCGCCCGGAGGTTGGAGAAACCCTCGTTCTGCATGTTGATTGGGCGCGCCGCTACAAGCTCATGCGCATGCATACGGCCTGCCACCTCCTTTCCGTGGTATGTGAGTACCCGATTACGGGGGCAGCGGTTGGCGAAGAGGAATCCCGTGTCGATTTCGATATGAGTGAAACAATCGACAAGGACGAAATCACAGCCAGACTGATGACCCTGGTGACAGAGAATCACCCGGTATTCACGCGGTGGATTACGGACGATGAACTTCTGGCCAATCCCGGTATAGTGAAGTCCAAGAACGTTCGGCCGCCGGTCGGACTGGGACGGGTAAGCCTGATTTGCATCGGTAAAGACTCCAGCGTTGACAGCCAACCCTGCGGCGGCACACATGTCTCCGAGACCCAGGAGGTCGGAGCAATTCACATCGCCAAGATCGAGAAGAAGGGTAAGGAGAACAGACGCTTCCGCATTCGTTTCGGAGTTCCGGAGCAAAGCGCATAA
- the sseA gene encoding 3-mercaptopyruvate sulfurtransferase, translated as MGVEKSRFVVSGDWVEQQLGSPGFKTIDASWYLPMHKRNGAEEFVQGHIPGSVFFDQDAIADHSTGLPHSLPSPEFFAKEVGNLGISDTDVIVVYDGPGFFSAPRVWWMLRAMGVEKVYVLDGGLDGWKVDGRPLESGTPDPASATFTPRFRGRRVTTFDEMRAIVDNGSAQIIDARGAGRFTGEEAEPRAGMRSGHMPGARSLPAASLSDKGHLKDLDTLRAMMEEAGVDLSKPAVTSCGSGVTAAVVTLALESLGHTNNALYDGSWSEWGGRDDTPVVTGPAEPLEKPVHGPLRAHVTRLEMTAPPRQSLPMPVNLQTALIRTQDIPLHYYRYLYRQIGKRWHWYKRLRMSDADLSAILRDPKVSVTVLYVNGAPAGMYELNQLDGDVVELSYFGLFEHALGLGIGKWFLLQALYSAWQTSPRKVTVTTNTLDHPRALPLYQMMGFTPVATSDAWVEPLSDAELLAFGKRD; from the coding sequence ATGGGTGTCGAGAAAAGCCGTTTCGTGGTTTCGGGCGATTGGGTTGAGCAACAGCTGGGATCTCCCGGCTTCAAGACCATTGACGCGTCCTGGTATCTGCCGATGCACAAGCGCAATGGTGCCGAAGAATTCGTACAGGGTCATATCCCGGGCAGTGTTTTCTTTGATCAGGATGCTATTGCCGATCACTCGACCGGCCTGCCGCACTCCCTGCCCTCACCTGAGTTTTTTGCAAAGGAAGTCGGCAACCTGGGTATTAGCGACACGGACGTGATCGTCGTCTATGATGGTCCGGGCTTCTTCTCGGCACCGCGCGTGTGGTGGATGCTGCGCGCTATGGGCGTGGAAAAAGTCTATGTTCTCGATGGCGGACTGGACGGCTGGAAGGTCGACGGGCGTCCTCTGGAGAGCGGGACGCCGGATCCGGCTTCAGCGACATTCACACCACGCTTCCGTGGACGCCGCGTCACGACTTTCGACGAAATGCGAGCTATCGTCGACAATGGATCTGCCCAGATCATCGATGCGCGCGGCGCAGGACGCTTCACGGGTGAGGAAGCAGAACCAAGAGCGGGAATGCGATCAGGCCACATGCCGGGTGCGCGCAGTCTTCCTGCTGCGAGCCTCTCCGATAAAGGCCATCTGAAGGATCTCGATACGCTCCGCGCCATGATGGAGGAGGCAGGCGTCGATCTTTCCAAGCCGGCTGTGACCAGTTGCGGGTCTGGCGTGACCGCCGCTGTAGTGACCCTGGCACTCGAATCACTCGGTCATACCAACAATGCGCTTTATGATGGTTCCTGGTCCGAATGGGGCGGTCGCGATGACACGCCTGTAGTCACCGGCCCCGCCGAGCCGCTGGAGAAGCCTGTCCACGGTCCGCTTCGGGCTCACGTGACGCGGTTGGAGATGACGGCCCCGCCGCGCCAAAGCCTGCCGATGCCGGTCAACCTGCAAACGGCCCTGATCCGTACCCAGGATATCCCGCTCCATTACTACCGCTATCTTTATCGGCAGATCGGCAAGCGATGGCACTGGTACAAGCGGTTGCGCATGAGCGACGCCGATCTGTCGGCAATCCTGCGTGACCCGAAGGTTTCCGTTACGGTTCTTTACGTCAATGGTGCACCGGCAGGCATGTACGAACTGAACCAACTCGACGGCGATGTCGTCGAATTGTCCTACTTCGGTCTGTTCGAACATGCGCTGGGCTTGGGGATCGGCAAATGGTTTCTGTTACAAGCGCTCTATTCGGCGTGGCAGACCAGCCCGCGGAAGGTGACTGTGACCACCAATACGCTCGATCACCCGCGCGCATTGCCTCTTTATCAGATGATGGGCTTTACGCCTGTTGCCACCAGTGACGCCTGGGTTGAACCGCTGTCGGATGCGGAATTGCTTGCATTCGGCAAACGCGACTGA
- the ald gene encoding alanine dehydrogenase has product MRVGCPKEIKNHEYRVGLTPGAVREYIAHGHEVIIETQAGSGIGADDGQYIAAGARIAATAQEVFERSDMVVKVKEPQPSEWAQLREGQILYTYLHLAPDPEQTKGLVNSGVTAVAYETVTDDRGGLPLLAPMSEVAGRLAIQAGATALQKANGGRGVLLGGVPGVLPGKVAVIGGGVVGLHAARMAVGLGADVTILDRSLARLRQLDDLFSGRIHTRYSTIDALEEEVFAADLVIGAVLIPGAAAPKLVTREMLTGMKKGAVIVDVAIDQGGCFESSHATTHSDPTYEVDGIVHYCVANMPGAVPVTSAHALNNATLHYGLALADRGLRAIAEDRHLRNGLNVHRGRVTNKPVADALGYDVASAETILNVA; this is encoded by the coding sequence ATGCGTGTCGGTTGTCCGAAAGAAATCAAAAATCATGAGTACCGGGTTGGCCTTACGCCCGGCGCGGTCCGCGAATACATCGCCCATGGCCACGAGGTCATTATCGAGACCCAGGCAGGATCCGGAATTGGTGCGGATGATGGCCAATACATCGCTGCTGGTGCGCGGATCGCTGCAACCGCGCAGGAAGTATTCGAAAGATCGGATATGGTGGTGAAGGTCAAGGAGCCGCAGCCTAGCGAGTGGGCTCAACTGCGCGAGGGGCAGATCCTTTATACCTATCTCCATCTTGCACCGGATCCGGAACAGACGAAGGGCCTCGTGAATTCGGGTGTGACGGCCGTTGCCTATGAAACGGTGACAGATGATCGTGGCGGACTGCCGCTTCTCGCCCCGATGTCCGAGGTGGCAGGCCGCCTCGCAATTCAGGCCGGTGCGACCGCTCTACAGAAAGCCAACGGTGGACGGGGCGTTCTGCTGGGCGGCGTTCCGGGTGTTCTGCCGGGCAAGGTCGCGGTAATAGGTGGCGGGGTTGTTGGTCTGCATGCGGCGAGGATGGCTGTTGGCCTCGGCGCCGACGTAACAATTCTCGACCGTTCACTGGCTCGTTTGCGTCAGCTTGACGATCTGTTCTCTGGACGCATTCATACCCGTTACTCGACGATCGATGCTCTGGAGGAAGAGGTTTTTGCAGCTGACCTCGTCATCGGCGCTGTCCTTATTCCGGGTGCAGCGGCACCCAAACTTGTGACCCGTGAGATGCTGACGGGCATGAAGAAGGGGGCGGTTATCGTGGATGTGGCTATCGACCAGGGTGGCTGCTTCGAAAGCTCCCATGCGACCACCCATTCCGATCCCACCTACGAAGTCGACGGAATAGTCCATTACTGCGTCGCCAATATGCCTGGTGCTGTTCCGGTAACTTCTGCACACGCGCTTAACAATGCCACTCTCCACTACGGTCTCGCACTGGCGGATCGCGGCCTGAGAGCGATCGCAGAAGATCGGCACCTTCGAAACGGGCTGAATGTTCATCGAGGACGCGTGACTAACAAACCGGTGGCTGACGCACTTGGTTATGACGTGGCCTCGGCTGAGACCATCCTCAACGTAGCATAA
- a CDS encoding Lrp/AsnC family transcriptional regulator, with protein MSALDAIDLAIVKALQANGRMSNAELSQKVGLSASACSRRLDLLEKNGIISGYHARLSNKALDYKMMAIVHISLSGQGAKTLNEFEAAVKLCPNVLVCYLMSGDCDYILRVAAKDLEDYERIHRDWLSALPHVVKINSSFALREVIDRPNVGL; from the coding sequence ATGAGTGCGTTGGACGCAATAGATCTTGCCATCGTCAAGGCTCTTCAGGCCAACGGGCGCATGTCGAATGCAGAACTATCGCAGAAGGTTGGGCTGTCGGCGTCGGCCTGTTCCAGGCGTCTGGATCTGCTGGAAAAGAACGGCATCATCAGCGGCTACCATGCCCGCCTCTCCAACAAGGCGTTGGATTACAAGATGATGGCAATCGTGCACATATCACTGTCCGGCCAAGGCGCGAAAACCCTGAACGAGTTCGAAGCAGCGGTGAAACTCTGTCCGAATGTGCTCGTCTGTTATCTGATGTCCGGAGATTGCGACTACATTCTGCGGGTTGCGGCGAAGGATCTGGAAGACTACGAACGCATTCACCGCGATTGGCTTTCGGCGCTACCGCATGTGGTAAAGATCAATTCGAGTTTCGCCCTTCGCGAGGTCATCGACCGACCCAATGTCGGCCTCTAA
- a CDS encoding PilZ domain-containing protein, translated as MLLHQAIKARHTARHRTRIIATIRYGGHDRSGQVINLSASGLAIQLDRPLFASAGSRIRVTCDALGMLEGSVTWSEGVRIGVQFDRSSNAWAKVASYFRFYHTPARPKR; from the coding sequence ATGTTGCTTCATCAGGCTATCAAGGCACGGCACACTGCGCGTCATCGCACCCGTATCATCGCCACGATACGCTATGGCGGGCATGATCGTTCGGGTCAGGTCATCAACCTCTCGGCATCCGGCCTCGCAATTCAGCTGGATCGACCGCTTTTCGCTTCCGCTGGGTCTCGCATACGCGTTACCTGTGATGCGCTTGGAATGCTGGAAGGCAGCGTGACCTGGTCAGAGGGTGTACGCATCGGCGTACAGTTCGACCGGTCATCCAATGCCTGGGCAAAAGTGGCATCCTACTTCCGCTTCTATCATACGCCGGCCCGGCCCAAGCGCTGA
- a CDS encoding PilZ domain-containing protein produces the protein MEKKNYDNRKNERLKYQFNGFLYFINEVVEVRVADISRTGLCLTLKSWVSATPGATVRLRTSELGMVEGTVRWYRSGRMGVHLAETSNTAAQVASYFRHFHKSAMPDAAGQLGRRRG, from the coding sequence ATGGAAAAGAAAAATTATGATAATCGCAAAAATGAGCGCCTCAAATACCAGTTCAATGGCTTTCTCTACTTCATCAATGAAGTGGTCGAGGTACGCGTCGCGGATATTTCCCGCACTGGCCTCTGTCTGACGCTCAAGAGCTGGGTTTCCGCTACACCGGGCGCGACAGTTCGCCTTCGGACCAGCGAGTTGGGTATGGTCGAGGGGACCGTGCGCTGGTATCGCTCTGGTCGCATGGGGGTTCATCTTGCGGAAACGTCGAACACCGCTGCGCAGGTGGCTTCGTATTTTAGGCATTTCCATAAATCAGCCATGCCGGATGCAGCGGGACAACTGGGTCGCAGACGAGGATAG
- a CDS encoding bifunctional 2',3'-cyclic-nucleotide 2'-phosphodiesterase/3'-nucleotidase: MSFLFTQTNVTRRSLLGGIAAGSALVMLHPFAARAQANQAHLRIMETTDIHVNIMPYDYYADKPNDTLGLTRTATFIDKVRAEASNSMLIDNGDLLQGNPMGDYMAYEKGMKAGDLHPVMKAMNALGYDCGTLGNHEFNYGLEFLFNTLNGAKFPIVCANLTKGQLASDPKKDDLFFKPYVIIEKQIKDGSGNSSPVKVGFIGFVPPQIMVWDAKNLEGKAQTRDIVQAAKAWVPVMKEAGADVIIALSHSGIDGTGQSERMENASLYLAGVEGIDAIFTGHQHLVFPGPKDFEGVPGADIKKGTLQGKPAVMAGFWGSHMGLIDLLLERDGNKWKVVDFTTEARPIYHRDENRKVIADATDKPEIVAAVKSEHEATLAYVRRPVGKTSAPLYSYFALVADDPSVQIVSIAQTWYVKNLLKDGQYKDYPVLSAAAPFKAGGRGGPDYFTDVPAGDIAIKNVADLYLYPNTVQAVLITGEQVKNWLEMSAGMFNQIPVGTKDAPLLNPKFPSYNYDIIDGVTYQIDLSQPQRYDGDGKLVNPDAQRIVDLKFDGKPIDPKQKFVVATNNYRAGGGGKFPEIAADKVILVAPDTNRDVIVRYIIEQGSINPSADANWTFKALPGTSAVFESGPKGRQYAAAVKGAKIEDAGDGAEGFAKFRLIL, from the coding sequence ATGTCATTCCTGTTCACCCAAACCAATGTGACGCGACGATCGCTTCTGGGCGGCATCGCCGCTGGTTCTGCACTCGTGATGCTGCATCCCTTCGCAGCGCGCGCGCAGGCCAATCAGGCGCATCTACGCATCATGGAGACCACTGATATTCACGTGAATATCATGCCCTACGATTATTATGCCGATAAGCCAAACGACACGCTGGGTCTGACCCGTACAGCAACCTTCATCGACAAGGTCCGTGCCGAAGCATCCAACTCAATGCTGATCGACAACGGTGATTTGCTGCAAGGCAACCCGATGGGCGACTACATGGCCTATGAAAAGGGGATGAAAGCAGGCGATCTGCACCCTGTCATGAAGGCGATGAACGCCCTGGGCTATGATTGCGGAACGCTCGGTAATCATGAATTCAATTACGGGCTTGAATTCCTTTTCAATACCTTGAATGGCGCCAAATTTCCCATCGTCTGCGCCAATCTCACCAAGGGGCAGCTCGCCTCCGACCCGAAGAAGGACGATCTGTTCTTCAAACCCTATGTCATCATTGAGAAGCAGATAAAGGACGGCTCCGGCAATTCAAGCCCGGTCAAGGTTGGCTTTATCGGTTTCGTGCCTCCGCAGATCATGGTCTGGGACGCGAAGAACCTGGAAGGCAAGGCCCAGACACGCGACATCGTACAAGCGGCCAAGGCCTGGGTGCCTGTCATGAAAGAAGCGGGAGCGGACGTGATCATCGCTCTTTCGCACTCCGGCATCGACGGCACCGGACAGTCCGAACGGATGGAAAACGCGTCGCTCTATCTTGCAGGCGTTGAGGGCATTGACGCAATCTTCACGGGCCACCAGCACCTCGTCTTCCCGGGTCCCAAAGATTTTGAAGGCGTTCCGGGTGCGGATATCAAGAAGGGAACGTTGCAGGGCAAGCCTGCCGTCATGGCGGGTTTCTGGGGTTCCCACATGGGCCTGATCGACCTTTTGCTGGAAAGAGACGGCAACAAGTGGAAGGTGGTCGATTTCACAACCGAGGCTCGCCCGATCTATCATCGCGACGAGAACCGCAAGGTGATCGCGGACGCAACGGATAAGCCAGAGATCGTCGCGGCCGTGAAGTCGGAACATGAGGCTACGCTTGCCTATGTTCGCCGGCCCGTCGGCAAGACCTCGGCGCCACTCTATTCGTATTTCGCCCTCGTTGCGGACGATCCTTCGGTCCAGATCGTATCAATCGCCCAGACCTGGTATGTGAAGAACCTTCTGAAGGATGGTCAGTACAAAGATTATCCGGTCCTCTCTGCGGCGGCGCCGTTCAAGGCAGGTGGGCGCGGCGGTCCGGACTATTTCACTGACGTTCCGGCTGGCGATATTGCCATCAAGAATGTTGCCGACCTCTATCTCTATCCAAACACTGTTCAGGCGGTCCTGATCACCGGAGAGCAGGTCAAGAACTGGCTCGAAATGAGCGCCGGAATGTTCAACCAGATCCCGGTCGGCACCAAAGATGCGCCGCTGCTCAATCCCAAATTCCCGAGCTACAACTATGACATCATCGACGGCGTAACCTACCAAATCGACCTGTCGCAGCCCCAGCGCTATGACGGCGACGGAAAGCTCGTCAATCCAGATGCACAACGAATCGTGGATCTGAAGTTCGATGGCAAGCCGATCGATCCCAAGCAGAAGTTCGTGGTCGCAACCAACAATTACCGTGCAGGCGGCGGCGGAAAGTTTCCCGAAATTGCCGCCGACAAGGTCATTCTGGTTGCACCCGATACCAATCGCGATGTCATTGTTCGCTACATCATCGAGCAGGGATCCATCAATCCGTCAGCGGATGCAAACTGGACCTTCAAGGCATTGCCTGGCACGAGTGCGGTTTTCGAAAGCGGTCCCAAGGGACGGCAGTATGCTGCCGCCGTCAAAGGAGCAAAAATCGAAGATGCAGGCGACGGCGCTGAAGGTTTTGCAAAATTCAGACTGATTCTCTGA